From the genome of Chania multitudinisentens RB-25, one region includes:
- the pth gene encoding aminoacyl-tRNA hydrolase: MSSIKLIVGLANPGAEYAQTRHNAGAWYVDLLAQRHNQPLKEESKFFGYTARLNLAGNDVRLLVPTTFMNLSGKSVATLATFYRIQPEEILVAHDELDLPPGVAKLKLGGSNGGHNGLKDIQSKLGNTPNFYRLRIGIGHPGDKNKVVGFVLGKAPAAEQALIDDAIDESLRCTEILLKEGMTKAMNRLHAFKAGQ; this comes from the coding sequence GTGAGTAGTATCAAATTAATTGTTGGCCTGGCGAACCCAGGCGCAGAGTATGCTCAAACACGGCACAACGCTGGGGCGTGGTATGTTGATTTATTGGCGCAGCGCCACAACCAACCGTTGAAAGAGGAGAGCAAATTTTTCGGCTACACCGCTCGTCTAAATTTGGCAGGTAACGATGTTAGGTTACTGGTTCCGACAACCTTTATGAACCTGAGCGGGAAATCCGTCGCTACGCTGGCAACCTTTTACCGTATCCAACCAGAAGAGATTCTGGTGGCTCACGATGAGTTGGATTTGCCCCCCGGCGTGGCTAAACTCAAGCTAGGTGGCAGCAACGGCGGGCATAACGGCCTAAAAGATATTCAGAGCAAATTAGGCAATACCCCAAATTTTTATCGTTTGCGAATTGGTATTGGGCACCCTGGCGATAAAAACAAGGTTGTGGGATTCGTACTTGGCAAAGCGCCAGCAGCAGAACAAGCGCTGATTGATGACGCTATTGATGAATCACTACGTTGTACGGAGATTTTATTAAAAGAAGGCATGACGAAAGCGATGAACCGTTTGCATGCCTTTAAGGCAGGTCAGTAA
- a CDS encoding RNA-directed DNA polymerase: protein MSKLKDLVRYGYFPIQLPPAFSSTSFAQALPKIETIWKSSRYIPTKVEKYSVARSSYFRRITSIVNPIGYYFVANEIASHWSKIEKHYRKSNISLSKPKIEPNIRAIKISKFNELYEAKIERSSGYKYALITDITGFFPSIYTHSIPWALHTKDIAKKNQAKTDEFFGNCIDGKSMGLQDRQTMGIPIGPDTSHIISEMIGTAIDKELFDALGHWPAGFRYVDDFYLFFNMRDEAEKVLALLTKIISSYELQINASKTKIIEVKELVEESWKYNIKKLSVSHEKHSQRNDIHNYFEVIFNLEQKFKDESIIKYALKQISSSIIKKSNWSIFEAYLFKCGYGFPNTLQVITNILITYYNLSYQINKKAVERFCNNLIMSHAIADHHGEVSWLLWLCKELHIEIKREAVREIEQMSSSVCKLIILDLYHSKIIKHSILTDKLKNLCKKDNLYSSDWLLTYEAGRRLWLKNNNTNFIKESDFFKDLLENNVYFYDDSLKSKPIFNFKNEMHDSESMGDIFDSDVDISNHFIFDEVDDEYFDESTDDQILDSEVI, encoded by the coding sequence ATGAGTAAACTTAAGGATTTAGTAAGATATGGTTATTTTCCTATCCAGCTCCCCCCTGCTTTTAGCAGTACTTCGTTTGCACAAGCCTTACCAAAAATAGAAACCATATGGAAAAGTAGTCGGTATATCCCAACAAAGGTTGAAAAATATTCCGTAGCACGGTCATCTTATTTTAGAAGAATAACAAGCATTGTAAATCCTATTGGATATTATTTCGTTGCTAATGAAATTGCTAGTCATTGGAGCAAGATAGAGAAGCATTATAGAAAAAGTAATATTTCGTTGAGTAAACCCAAAATTGAACCAAATATTAGAGCGATAAAAATTAGTAAATTTAATGAACTTTATGAAGCAAAAATTGAAAGATCATCTGGATACAAATATGCGTTAATAACTGATATAACTGGTTTTTTTCCGTCAATATATACTCATTCTATACCATGGGCTTTGCATACCAAAGATATAGCTAAAAAAAATCAAGCTAAGACAGATGAGTTTTTTGGCAATTGTATTGATGGAAAGTCAATGGGTTTACAAGATCGCCAAACTATGGGAATTCCGATTGGGCCAGATACGTCACATATAATTTCTGAAATGATAGGAACTGCAATTGATAAAGAACTTTTTGATGCATTAGGCCATTGGCCTGCGGGTTTTAGATATGTTGATGATTTTTATTTATTTTTTAATATGCGTGATGAGGCTGAAAAAGTTCTTGCGTTATTAACTAAAATAATTAGTAGTTATGAGCTACAGATAAATGCATCTAAAACAAAAATAATTGAAGTTAAAGAGTTAGTTGAAGAATCATGGAAATATAATATAAAAAAATTAAGTGTTTCACATGAGAAACATTCGCAGAGAAATGATATACATAATTATTTTGAAGTTATTTTTAACCTAGAGCAAAAATTTAAAGATGAAAGTATTATTAAATATGCCCTAAAACAAATAAGCTCATCAATTATAAAAAAAAGCAATTGGTCTATATTTGAAGCCTATTTGTTTAAATGTGGCTATGGTTTTCCAAATACACTTCAAGTTATAACTAATATATTAATCACTTATTATAATTTAAGCTATCAAATAAATAAAAAAGCCGTTGAGAGATTTTGTAATAATTTAATCATGTCTCATGCAATTGCAGATCACCATGGAGAAGTATCTTGGCTTTTATGGTTATGTAAAGAATTGCATATTGAAATAAAAAGAGAGGCTGTTAGAGAAATAGAACAAATGTCTAGCTCTGTGTGTAAGCTTATTATACTTGATTTATATCATTCAAAGATCATTAAGCATTCCATACTTACTGATAAGTTAAAAAATTTATGTAAAAAAGACAACTTATACTCATCCGATTGGCTTCTTACATATGAAGCTGGTAGACGGCTTTGGCTAAAAAATAATAATACGAACTTTATAAAAGAATCAGATTTTTTTAAAGATTTACTTGAGAATAATGTTTATTTTTATGATGACAGTCTAAAAAGTAAACCTATTTTTAATTTTAAAAATGAAATGCATGACTCCGAAAGTATGGGGGATATTTTTGATAGTGATGTAGATATAAGTAATCACTTTATTTTTGATGAGGTAGATGATGAGTATTTTGACGAATCAACAGATGATCAAATTTTAGATTCGGAAGTTATATGA
- the lolB gene encoding lipoprotein insertase outer membrane protein LolB, with protein MPIRNVNLLRLIPLASLVLVGCTLTQPSGPATSPTSPQWRAHEQAVQQLEQYQTRGAFAYLSDQKKVYARFFWQQYAPERYRLLLTNPLGSTELELNVQKEVVQLTDNQGKRYNSDNPEDMIRKLTGMDIPLNNLRQWILGLPGEATDFTLDQQYRLSKLTYQQGDLTWVVTYQDYNTDLQPPLPSRLELQQGDQRIKLKMDNWTLK; from the coding sequence ATGCCTATCCGCAACGTTAATCTGCTCCGCCTGATTCCATTGGCCAGCCTGGTACTGGTTGGCTGTACCCTGACCCAGCCCAGCGGCCCGGCAACCAGCCCCACCTCACCGCAGTGGCGTGCCCATGAACAGGCCGTACAACAGCTTGAGCAATACCAGACCCGCGGCGCTTTCGCTTATCTATCCGATCAGAAGAAAGTGTATGCCCGCTTCTTTTGGCAACAATATGCCCCTGAGCGCTATCGTCTGCTGCTGACGAACCCACTTGGCAGCACCGAACTGGAATTGAACGTACAGAAAGAGGTGGTACAACTGACCGATAACCAGGGTAAACGCTATAACAGCGACAACCCTGAAGACATGATCCGCAAATTAACCGGCATGGATATTCCTCTGAACAATCTGCGCCAATGGATACTGGGACTGCCGGGTGAGGCTACCGACTTCACGCTTGACCAGCAGTACCGCCTGAGCAAACTGACTTATCAGCAAGGCGATCTCACCTGGGTGGTCACTTATCAGGATTACAATACCGACCTGCAACCACCGTTACCCAGCCGCCTTGAACTGCAACAGGGTGACCAGCGCATCAAACTGAAAATGGATAACTGGACGCTTAAATGA
- the ispE gene encoding 4-(cytidine 5'-diphospho)-2-C-methyl-D-erythritol kinase: MIHQWPSPAKLNLFLYITGRRADGYHQLQTLFQFLDYGDTLTITPRQDDNIHLLTPIDGVPDEQNLIVRAARLLQHYCAEHALVTAVRGADIRIEKRLPMGGGLGGGSSNAATVLIALNELWQCGLHDDQLAEIGLTLGADVPVFVRGHAAFAEGIGEQLQPAYPAEKWYLVAHPGVSIPTPLIFNDPELKRNTPVRPLSALLQAPYANDCEPIARKRFREVEQLLSWLLQYAPSRLTGTGACVFAEFDTEIAALQVLNQAPTWLRGFVARGVNVSPLHRIRSGQQEL, translated from the coding sequence ATGATTCACCAGTGGCCTTCCCCGGCAAAACTCAACCTGTTTCTCTATATTACTGGCCGCCGTGCAGACGGCTACCATCAACTGCAAACGCTGTTCCAGTTTTTAGACTATGGCGATACGTTGACTATTACGCCGCGCCAGGATGACAACATCCATTTATTAACGCCGATTGATGGCGTGCCGGATGAACAGAACCTGATCGTGCGGGCAGCCCGCTTATTGCAGCATTATTGCGCCGAACACGCGCTGGTGACGGCTGTGCGCGGCGCTGATATCCGCATTGAAAAACGCCTGCCGATGGGCGGCGGATTAGGCGGGGGATCATCCAACGCAGCCACGGTACTGATCGCACTGAACGAACTTTGGCAATGTGGCTTGCATGACGATCAACTGGCAGAGATAGGCCTGACTCTTGGAGCCGATGTGCCCGTTTTTGTCCGTGGGCATGCGGCGTTTGCCGAAGGCATCGGTGAACAGCTGCAACCGGCTTATCCCGCAGAAAAATGGTATCTGGTGGCTCATCCCGGTGTCAGTATCCCCACCCCATTGATTTTTAACGACCCAGAATTAAAAAGAAACACCCCGGTTCGCCCGCTGAGTGCCCTGTTGCAGGCGCCTTACGCAAATGATTGCGAACCGATTGCAAGAAAACGTTTTCGCGAGGTTGAACAGCTTCTTTCATGGCTGTTACAATACGCGCCGTCACGCCTGACTGGTACTGGTGCTTGTGTGTTTGCAGAGTTCGACACAGAAATCGCCGCCCTTCAGGTGTTAAATCAAGCCCCGACCTGGTTGCGTGGATTTGTAGCGCGCGGCGTTAACGTCTCGCCACTACATCGCATCCGTTCCGGGCAGCAGGAATTGTAG
- the prmC gene encoding peptide chain release factor N(5)-glutamine methyltransferase, which yields MDYQTWLKTAVVRLAGSESAKRDAEILLGFVTGRTRTFLMAFGETLLTPQQTEQLATLLMRRERGEPVAYLVGEREFWSLPLSVSPATLIPRPDTECLVELALQRLPAQPCAILDLGTGTGAIALALASERPDCQVVGIDLQPGAVTLAQHNAQKLAIDNAYFKQGSWFTPVAGQQFALIASNPPYIDENDPHLLQGDVRFEPSSALVAAQQGLADLAVIVQHAPEHLQPKGWLLLEHGWQQGESVRALLKDAGFSAIETCRDYGGNDRVTLGQKTQ from the coding sequence ATGGATTATCAAACCTGGCTGAAAACCGCCGTTGTCCGTTTGGCGGGCAGTGAAAGCGCTAAGCGTGATGCGGAAATCCTGCTGGGTTTTGTTACCGGCCGCACCCGCACTTTTCTAATGGCGTTTGGCGAAACCCTGCTGACGCCACAGCAAACCGAGCAATTGGCAACGTTGTTGATGCGCCGCGAGCGTGGTGAACCGGTGGCGTATCTGGTGGGCGAACGTGAGTTCTGGTCGTTGCCTTTATCGGTTTCGCCTGCCACCTTGATCCCGCGCCCAGATACCGAATGCCTGGTGGAACTGGCGTTGCAGCGTTTGCCAGCGCAGCCGTGCGCGATTCTTGATCTCGGCACGGGCACCGGTGCGATTGCGCTGGCGCTGGCCAGCGAACGGCCAGACTGCCAGGTTGTGGGGATCGATCTACAGCCTGGCGCCGTTACGCTGGCGCAGCATAATGCGCAGAAACTGGCGATTGACAATGCCTACTTCAAACAGGGCAGTTGGTTTACGCCGGTTGCCGGGCAACAGTTTGCACTGATTGCCAGTAATCCACCCTATATTGATGAGAACGACCCCCATCTGCTGCAAGGTGATGTACGCTTTGAACCGAGCAGCGCGCTGGTAGCTGCCCAGCAAGGGCTGGCCGATCTGGCGGTGATTGTGCAGCATGCGCCGGAGCACTTACAACCAAAGGGTTGGCTATTGCTGGAACATGGCTGGCAACAAGGGGAAAGCGTGCGCGCATTGCTGAAGGACGCCGGTTTTTCTGCTATTGAAACCTGCCGCGATTATGGCGGCAACGATCGGGTGACTCTGGGCCAAAAAACACAATAA
- the ychF gene encoding redox-regulated ATPase YchF has product MGFKCGIVGLPNVGKSTLFNALTKAGIEAANFPFCTIEPNTGVVPMPDARLDQLAKIVKPQRILPTTMEFVDIAGLVKGASKGEGLGNQFLTNIRETEAIGHVVRCFENDNIIHVNNKVDPADDIDVINTELALSDLETCERAIHRVQKKAKGGDKDAKAELAALEKCLPHLENAGMLRALDLTSEDKAAIRYLSFLTLKPTMYIANVNEDGFENNPYLDKVREIAAAEGSVVVAVCAAVESDIAELEDEDRAEFMAELGLEEPGLNRVIRAGYQLLNLQTYFTAGVKEVRAWTIPVGATAPQAAGKIHTDFEKGFIRAQTISFEDFITYKGEQGAKEAGKMRSEGKDYIVKDGDVMNFLFNV; this is encoded by the coding sequence ATGGGATTCAAATGCGGTATCGTCGGCCTGCCTAATGTTGGCAAATCCACTCTGTTTAACGCATTGACCAAAGCGGGTATTGAAGCAGCCAACTTCCCGTTCTGTACCATTGAACCTAACACAGGTGTGGTACCGATGCCCGATGCTCGTCTGGATCAGTTGGCCAAGATTGTCAAACCCCAGCGCATCCTGCCAACGACTATGGAGTTCGTTGATATCGCGGGGTTAGTAAAAGGGGCCTCCAAAGGTGAGGGCCTGGGTAATCAGTTCTTGACCAATATCCGTGAAACAGAAGCTATCGGCCACGTCGTGCGCTGTTTTGAAAACGACAATATTATTCATGTGAATAACAAAGTTGACCCTGCCGACGATATTGATGTGATCAATACTGAACTGGCGCTTTCTGATCTTGAAACCTGTGAACGTGCTATTCACCGTGTACAAAAGAAAGCTAAAGGTGGCGATAAAGACGCCAAAGCAGAACTGGCTGCGTTGGAGAAATGCCTGCCACATTTGGAAAACGCCGGCATGCTGCGGGCTCTTGACCTGACCAGCGAAGATAAAGCAGCTATCCGTTACCTGAGCTTTCTGACACTGAAGCCCACCATGTACATCGCTAACGTCAATGAAGACGGTTTCGAAAATAATCCATATCTGGATAAAGTGCGTGAAATTGCGGCAGCGGAAGGTTCTGTGGTGGTCGCGGTGTGTGCTGCTGTTGAGTCTGATATCGCCGAACTGGAAGATGAAGACCGTGCTGAATTCATGGCAGAGTTAGGCTTGGAAGAGCCTGGTTTGAACCGTGTGATCCGCGCAGGTTACCAACTGCTGAATCTGCAAACCTACTTCACCGCAGGCGTGAAAGAAGTGCGCGCCTGGACAATTCCGGTTGGGGCGACCGCGCCACAGGCCGCAGGCAAGATCCACACCGATTTTGAAAAAGGTTTTATCCGCGCACAAACCATCTCTTTTGAAGACTTTATCACCTACAAAGGTGAACAAGGCGCCAAAGAAGCCGGAAAAATGCGCTCAGAAGGTAAAGACTATATCGTCAAAGATGGCGACGTGATGAATTTCTTGTTTAACGTCTAA
- the prs gene encoding ribose-phosphate diphosphokinase, which translates to MPDMKLFAGNATPELAQRIANRLYTSLGDAAVGRFSDGEVSVQINENVRGGDIFIIQSTCAPTNDNLMELVVMVDALRRASAGRITAVIPYFGYARQDRRVRSARVPITAKVVADFLSSVGVDRVLTVDLHAEQIQGFFDVPVDNVFGSPILLEDMLQQNLVNPIVVSPDIGGVVRARAIAKLLNDTDMAIIDKRRPRANVSQVMHIIGDVAGRDCVLVDDMIDTGGTLCKAAEALKERGAKRVFAYATHPIFSGNAVDNIKHSVIDEVIICDTIPLSAEIKALKNVRTLTLSGMLAEAIRRISNEESISAMFEH; encoded by the coding sequence GTGCCTGATATGAAGCTTTTTGCTGGTAACGCCACCCCGGAACTAGCACAACGTATTGCCAACCGTTTGTACACCAGCCTTGGTGACGCCGCTGTAGGTCGTTTTAGCGACGGCGAAGTCAGCGTGCAAATCAACGAAAATGTACGCGGCGGTGATATTTTCATCATCCAGTCCACCTGTGCACCGACCAACGACAACCTGATGGAACTGGTTGTGATGGTCGATGCCCTGCGTCGCGCCTCCGCAGGTCGTATTACTGCTGTTATCCCTTACTTCGGTTATGCCCGCCAGGATCGCCGCGTGCGTTCCGCACGTGTGCCAATCACGGCCAAAGTTGTTGCTGATTTCCTCTCCAGTGTCGGGGTTGACCGCGTACTGACGGTGGATCTGCATGCTGAACAGATCCAAGGCTTCTTTGATGTCCCGGTAGATAACGTGTTCGGCAGCCCGATCCTGCTGGAAGATATGTTGCAGCAGAATCTGGTGAATCCAATTGTGGTTTCTCCTGATATCGGTGGCGTTGTGCGTGCGCGCGCTATTGCCAAACTGCTGAATGATACTGATATGGCTATCATTGATAAACGTCGCCCGCGCGCCAACGTTTCTCAGGTGATGCACATTATCGGGGATGTCGCAGGCCGTGACTGCGTGCTGGTAGACGATATGATCGATACCGGCGGTACTTTATGTAAAGCGGCTGAAGCGTTGAAAGAGCGCGGTGCCAAGCGCGTATTTGCTTACGCAACGCACCCCATTTTCTCCGGTAATGCCGTGGACAACATCAAGCACTCGGTAATTGATGAAGTGATCATCTGTGACACCATTCCGTTGTCAGCAGAGATCAAAGCATTGAAAAACGTGCGCACTTTGACGTTGTCCGGCATGCTGGCTGAAGCTATTCGCCGTATCAGCAATGAAGAGTCAATATCTGCCATGTTTGAGCATTAA
- the hemA gene encoding glutamyl-tRNA reductase: protein MTLLALGINHKTAPVSLRERVTFSPESIEQALHSLLQQPLVQGGVVLSTCNRTELYLSVEQQEHMREQLVAWLCEYHHLRPEDLTKSLYWHQGNDAVSHLMRVASGLDSLVLGEPQILGQVKKAFAESQRGQSLSGELERLFQKSFSVAKRVRTETEIGASAVSVAFAACTLARQIFESLAELNVLLVGAGETIELVARHLREHKVKRMLIANRTRERAQLLAEEVGAEVITLPEIDERLADADIIISSTASPLPIIGKGMVERALKARRNQPMLLVDIAVPRDIEPEVGKLANAYLYSVDDLQAIIQNNLAQRQAAAVQAESIVQQESSNFMSWLRSQGATETIRDYRSQADQVRAEMESKALAAIAQGADVEQVIHELAHKLTNRLIHAPTKSLQQAASDGDMERLHILRDSLGLD from the coding sequence ATGACTCTGCTTGCGTTAGGTATTAACCACAAAACCGCACCGGTTTCTCTGCGAGAACGGGTAACCTTCTCCCCAGAGTCTATCGAACAAGCGTTACATAGCTTGCTCCAGCAACCGTTGGTGCAGGGCGGTGTGGTGTTGTCCACCTGTAACCGCACCGAGCTGTATCTTAGCGTGGAACAGCAGGAGCACATGCGCGAACAACTGGTTGCCTGGCTGTGTGAATACCATCATCTGCGCCCGGAAGATCTCACCAAAAGTCTGTATTGGCACCAGGGTAATGATGCCGTCAGCCATCTGATGCGCGTTGCCAGCGGGCTGGATTCGCTGGTATTGGGCGAACCGCAAATTCTGGGGCAGGTGAAAAAAGCCTTTGCCGAATCACAGCGCGGTCAATCACTTTCTGGTGAGCTGGAACGCTTATTCCAAAAATCCTTTTCTGTTGCCAAGCGCGTGCGCACCGAAACTGAAATTGGTGCCAGCGCGGTTTCCGTTGCTTTTGCGGCCTGTACTTTAGCGCGCCAGATTTTTGAATCCTTAGCTGAACTCAATGTGCTGTTGGTGGGGGCGGGGGAAACCATTGAACTGGTGGCACGCCATCTGCGTGAACACAAAGTGAAGCGGATGCTCATCGCTAACCGTACCCGTGAGCGGGCGCAGTTGTTGGCAGAAGAAGTGGGTGCCGAAGTGATCACGCTGCCAGAAATCGATGAACGTCTGGCTGATGCCGATATTATCATCAGTTCTACCGCCAGCCCGTTGCCGATTATCGGCAAAGGAATGGTTGAGCGTGCGTTGAAAGCGCGCCGTAACCAGCCGATGTTGCTGGTGGATATTGCTGTGCCACGCGATATTGAGCCGGAAGTTGGCAAACTGGCCAACGCTTATCTGTACAGCGTGGACGATTTGCAGGCTATTATTCAAAACAATCTGGCCCAGCGTCAGGCGGCGGCCGTGCAGGCCGAATCAATTGTTCAGCAGGAAAGCAGCAATTTCATGAGCTGGCTGCGTTCGCAGGGGGCGACGGAAACCATTCGCGACTATCGCTCGCAGGCCGATCAGGTTCGTGCAGAAATGGAATCTAAGGCGCTGGCGGCTATTGCGCAGGGCGCTGATGTGGAGCAAGTGATCCATGAGTTGGCCCACAAATTGACCAATCGTCTTATTCATGCCCCTACTAAATCCCTCCAACAGGCCGCCAGCGATGGTGACATGGAGCGGTTACATATTTTACGCGACAGCCTCGGGCTGGATTAG
- the prfA gene encoding peptide chain release factor 1 codes for MKPSIVAKLEALQERHEEVQALLGDAGVIADQDRFRSLSREYAQLTDVSRCFLEWRQIQDDLSTAEMMLDDPEMREMAQEELKQAKAATEELEQQLQVLLLPKDPDDERSCFLEVRAGTGGDEAAIFAGDLFRMYSRYAEARRWRVEIMSANDGEHGGYKEVIAKISGDGVYGQLKFESGGHRVQRVPETESQGRIHTSACTVAVMPEVPEAELPDISPSDLRIDTFRSSGAGGQHVNTTDSAIRITHLPTGIVVECQDERSQHKNKAKAMSVLGARIRAAEVAKRQLEEASTRRNLLGSGDRSDRNRTYNFPQGRVTDHRINLTLYRLDEVMEGKLDMLIQPIVQEYQADQLAALSAEPE; via the coding sequence ATGAAACCTTCTATCGTTGCCAAACTGGAAGCGTTACAAGAGCGCCATGAAGAAGTGCAGGCACTGCTCGGGGATGCCGGTGTGATTGCCGATCAGGATCGGTTTCGCAGTTTGTCACGTGAATACGCACAGTTGACGGATGTCAGCCGCTGTTTTCTGGAATGGCGGCAGATACAAGACGATCTCAGCACGGCAGAAATGATGCTGGACGATCCTGAAATGCGCGAAATGGCACAGGAAGAGTTGAAGCAGGCCAAAGCGGCGACGGAGGAATTGGAACAGCAACTGCAAGTGTTGCTGTTGCCGAAGGACCCTGATGATGAGCGCAGTTGCTTCCTTGAGGTGCGCGCTGGCACCGGCGGCGATGAGGCCGCCATTTTTGCCGGTGACCTATTCCGCATGTACAGCCGTTATGCTGAAGCGCGCCGCTGGCGCGTTGAAATAATGAGCGCCAACGACGGTGAACATGGCGGCTACAAAGAGGTGATCGCCAAGATTTCTGGCGATGGGGTTTACGGCCAATTGAAATTTGAATCGGGCGGGCACCGTGTGCAACGCGTACCGGAAACCGAATCCCAGGGCCGCATTCATACTTCTGCTTGTACGGTAGCCGTTATGCCCGAAGTGCCAGAAGCTGAATTGCCGGATATCAGCCCAAGCGATCTGAGAATTGATACATTCCGTTCATCGGGAGCGGGTGGTCAGCACGTTAACACCACCGATTCGGCGATCCGTATTACTCACTTGCCAACCGGTATTGTGGTGGAATGCCAGGATGAGCGTTCGCAGCACAAGAACAAAGCCAAAGCGATGTCGGTGCTTGGCGCACGCATCCGCGCTGCCGAAGTGGCGAAACGCCAGTTGGAAGAAGCCTCTACCCGCCGCAACCTGCTGGGCAGTGGGGATCGTTCCGACCGCAACCGTACCTATAACTTCCCACAGGGGCGGGTGACCGATCACCGCATCAACCTGACCTTATACCGCCTGGACGAAGTGATGGAAGGTAAGCTGGACATGCTGATTCAGCCGATCGTGCAGGAGTATCAGGCCGATCAGTTGGCCGCGCTGTCGGCAGAGCCTGAGTAA
- the ychH gene encoding stress-induced protein YchH, whose translation MKRKSADVIGNVLMGLGLVVMIGGVGYSILAEVSQFDLPQFFAHGAIMSIFVGALLWLVGARIGGREQVADRYWWIKHFDKRCKNNQHRSSH comes from the coding sequence ATGAAACGTAAAAGTGCTGATGTAATTGGCAACGTTTTAATGGGACTCGGGTTGGTCGTGATGATTGGTGGGGTCGGATACTCCATTTTAGCTGAAGTATCGCAATTTGACCTGCCACAGTTTTTTGCCCACGGTGCGATTATGAGTATTTTCGTCGGTGCGTTGCTGTGGCTGGTTGGCGCACGCATTGGTGGGCGTGAACAAGTTGCGGATCGTTACTGGTGGATAAAACATTTTGATAAACGTTGTAAAAACAACCAACATCGTTCGTCACATTAA